The Syntrophales bacterium genome has a window encoding:
- a CDS encoding class I SAM-dependent rRNA methyltransferase, giving the protein MNSINYPRIVIKKGREVPLLHGHPWIFSGALAKADKGIAPGEVVLATTNAGQPLALGFFNYGDIAFRVLTEDVSTIIDKNFWRQRILEALALRRKIIPPDTDAYRLVNAEGDKMPGLVVDRYGDCLVFSIGTAGMDRWRDTLIELLAGETGVRTVYERSEGRSRKLEGLAERIGPAVGGTSEALEILENGLHFEVDIQAGQKTGFFLDQRVSRELIGRLSRGASVLNCFSYTGAFSIYAVRGGAKRVVSVEASATANEIAARNFRRNGLNSELHPILTADCFEFLRQTTDSYDVIILDPPAFAKSRKDLNRAAHGYKEINMQAARRLAEGGLLATFSCSNHIDEELFGKIVLGAVRDAGKTAQLLCQTSAGPDHPVNLAHAEGRYLKGLLLCLTT; this is encoded by the coding sequence ATGAATAGCATTAATTATCCCCGCATCGTCATCAAGAAGGGTCGGGAGGTTCCCCTTCTGCACGGCCACCCGTGGATTTTTTCCGGCGCCCTGGCGAAAGCGGACAAGGGGATAGCGCCGGGGGAGGTCGTGCTGGCGACAACCAATGCCGGTCAGCCGCTTGCCCTCGGTTTCTTCAATTATGGCGATATTGCCTTTCGCGTTTTGACGGAAGATGTTTCGACAATTATTGATAAAAATTTCTGGCGGCAAAGGATTCTGGAGGCCCTGGCCCTGCGGAGGAAAATTATCCCGCCGGATACCGATGCCTACCGGCTTGTAAATGCGGAAGGCGACAAAATGCCCGGCCTCGTTGTCGATCGCTACGGGGATTGCCTGGTTTTCAGCATCGGAACGGCGGGGATGGACAGATGGCGCGATACCCTGATTGAACTTCTTGCGGGAGAGACTGGCGTCAGGACGGTTTATGAACGCAGCGAGGGGCGTTCACGGAAGCTGGAAGGTCTGGCGGAGCGGATTGGCCCCGCAGTCGGCGGGACGTCGGAGGCACTGGAGATACTGGAAAATGGCCTTCATTTCGAGGTCGATATCCAGGCGGGGCAAAAGACAGGCTTTTTTCTCGATCAGCGGGTGAGTCGCGAACTGATTGGCCGACTCAGCAGGGGCGCCTCCGTTCTCAACTGCTTTTCTTACACCGGGGCTTTTTCGATCTACGCTGTACGTGGCGGGGCCAAACGTGTGGTCTCAGTCGAGGCTTCGGCAACGGCAAACGAGATTGCCGCAAGAAACTTCCGCCGCAATGGTTTAAATTCCGAATTGCACCCGATTTTGACCGCCGACTGCTTCGAATTCCTCCGTCAGACAACTGATTCCTATGACGTCATAATCCTCGATCCTCCGGCCTTTGCCAAGTCCCGCAAAGACTTGAACCGGGCCGCGCACGGCTATAAGGAGATCAACATGCAGGCGGCAAGACGTCTTGCCGAAGGCGGGCTGCTGGCAACGTTCTCCTGTTCGAACCATATTGATGAGGAGCTCTTCGGCAAGATCGTTCTCGGAGCGGTGCGCGATGCGGGGAAAACGGCGCAGCTTCTCTGTCAAACAAGCGCCGGCCCCGACCACCCCGTGAACCTCGCCCACGCGGAGGGGCGCTACCTGAAAGGACTGCTCCTTTGTTTGACAACTTAG
- a CDS encoding HU family DNA-binding protein, translating into MNKGDLVGEVTKVVGKKKVAEDAVNCVLDSIAASLHKGDKVTLIGFGTFSVIKRAARIGRNPQTGKALKIKAKKVPKFVAGKKLKDTVAK; encoded by the coding sequence ATGAACAAAGGAGATCTGGTTGGTGAGGTTACGAAGGTTGTCGGCAAAAAAAAGGTAGCGGAAGATGCGGTCAACTGTGTTCTGGATTCAATTGCAGCATCTCTACATAAGGGAGACAAGGTTACCCTTATTGGTTTTGGTACTTTCTCAGTAATTAAGAGAGCTGCCCGCATAGGAAGAAACCCTCAAACTGGCAAAGCTTTAAAGATCAAGGCCAAGAAGGTTCCGAAGTTTGTTGCCGGAAAGAAACTCAAAGATACAGTGGCAAAATAG
- a CDS encoding DNA-3-methyladenine glycosylase I: MTNRCEWCGNDPLYIKYHDNEWGMPLHDDRLLFEFLILEGAQAGLSWLTILKKRENYRKAFHEFDPQKIASYSEMDVQRLLSDCGIIRNRLKIESAIRNAQGILEITDEFSSFDAFIWRYVDYQPIQNAWRSLEELPARTELSDTISKGLKKRGFTFFGSTICYSFMQAVGMVNDHIVGCFRYAELQKTSKDKSSACDKWM, from the coding sequence ATGACAAACAGATGTGAATGGTGCGGCAATGATCCGCTGTATATAAAGTATCACGACAACGAATGGGGTATGCCTCTGCATGACGATCGTCTCCTCTTCGAGTTTTTAATTCTGGAGGGCGCCCAAGCAGGTCTGAGTTGGTTAACAATCCTCAAGAAAAGAGAGAACTATCGCAAGGCATTCCATGAATTTGATCCGCAGAAAATCGCTTCGTATTCGGAGATGGATGTTCAACGGCTTCTTTCAGACTGCGGTATTATCCGCAATCGCCTGAAAATTGAATCTGCGATCAGAAATGCTCAAGGAATACTGGAAATTACGGATGAGTTCAGCTCTTTCGATGCTTTCATCTGGCGGTATGTCGATTATCAACCCATACAGAATGCTTGGCGATCGTTAGAAGAATTGCCCGCAAGAACCGAACTGTCGGACACGATAAGCAAAGGCCTGAAGAAACGCGGTTTCACCTTCTTTGGGTCCACCATTTGCTATTCTTTCATGCAGGCAGTTGGTATGGTAAATGATCACATCGTTGGTTGCTTCCGCTATGCTGAATTGCAGAAGACGTCCAAAGACAAATCCAGCGCATGTGATAAGTGGATGTAG
- a CDS encoding flavodoxin family protein, producing the protein MIKVLGIHSSPINKGNTAWVLDYALQEAEKVEGIKTESVALTGLTIADCRQCNWCMTKQTPEKLCSIEDDANPILEKVRDCDILILASPVYFSRLSGTMACFIDRTRCFTFGKNGHLSLKGKIGVALAVGWCRNLGIEMTLASLHGGFLVHEMIVPSCHAAGALYGAAVVSGQRDETFAYKREKLGVKDDVEGLYSTKLLVREAIRTVKQFKN; encoded by the coding sequence ATGATTAAAGTGCTCGGTATTCACTCCAGCCCGATCAATAAGGGTAATACAGCTTGGGTTCTTGATTATGCGCTTCAGGAAGCGGAAAAGGTGGAGGGGATTAAAACGGAATCAGTTGCTCTGACAGGTTTAACAATTGCAGACTGCAGGCAATGCAACTGGTGCATGACGAAGCAGACTCCCGAAAAACTGTGCTCAATAGAAGACGATGCAAACCCGATCCTGGAGAAAGTGAGGGACTGCGATATTTTGATCCTTGCCTCCCCAGTTTACTTCTCAAGGCTTTCAGGGACCATGGCCTGTTTCATTGATCGGACTCGATGTTTCACTTTCGGTAAAAACGGCCACCTCTCACTCAAAGGAAAAATCGGGGTAGCATTAGCTGTGGGATGGTGCCGCAACCTAGGAATTGAAATGACCTTGGCAAGTCTTCACGGCGGTTTTTTGGTACATGAAATGATTGTTCCTTCCTGCCATGCCGCCGGGGCTCTTTATGGCGCCGCTGTCGTTTCGGGACAAAGAGACGAAACATTTGCCTACAAACGGGAAAAGTTAGGGGTTAAAGATGACGTCGAAGGTCTCTACTCGACGAAACTCCTTGTCCGTGAGGCAATCCGAACGGTCAAACAGTTCAAAAATTAG
- a CDS encoding acetyl-CoA C-acyltransferase has protein sequence MEDVVIVSACRTAIGGFGGSLRDFGCAALGSVVMKEAVKRAGIDAAQIDDVRFGCCMEPVDALNVTRVSALMAGIPETVTAVTVNRVCISGMEATVSGMAMIQAGMADIILAGGMEHMSGGPYVIPNARWGCRLQDQTLVDSVIHGLYAGSHLLPGPENGPIKEGPIVDLFRGKPYIMGVTAELIAQKHNLSREEIDEVALRSHNNAERATREGDFREEIVPVEILQKKGKPPVIFDKDEHFRPGLTMAALAALPPAFIPKIGKVTAGNSAGINDGASALLIMSARKAAELGLQPLARIKAIGRGGCHPSVMGLSPVPAVKNLLDRSGLKLADFDLIELNEAFAAQYLGCERELGLNREIANVNGSGVALGHPVGSTGARLIVTLIHALRKRGKTLGLATLCGGGGVSMATAIEII, from the coding sequence ATGGAAGATGTCGTTATCGTATCAGCTTGCAGAACGGCGATAGGGGGTTTCGGGGGTTCGCTGCGCGATTTCGGTTGCGCCGCGCTCGGCAGCGTCGTGATGAAAGAGGCGGTAAAAAGGGCGGGAATCGATGCCGCTCAAATAGACGATGTCCGTTTCGGCTGCTGCATGGAACCGGTTGACGCGCTGAACGTCACCCGCGTCTCCGCGCTGATGGCGGGAATCCCGGAGACGGTAACGGCAGTTACGGTAAACAGGGTTTGCATTTCCGGGATGGAGGCGACTGTTTCCGGGATGGCGATGATCCAGGCTGGCATGGCCGATATCATTCTTGCCGGCGGGATGGAGCACATGTCGGGCGGCCCTTATGTGATACCGAATGCGCGCTGGGGATGCCGTCTGCAGGATCAGACCCTTGTCGATTCCGTTATTCACGGCCTTTATGCTGGTTCTCATTTGCTTCCTGGTCCAGAAAACGGGCCGATCAAGGAAGGGCCGATAGTCGATTTATTCCGCGGCAAGCCCTACATCATGGGGGTTACCGCGGAGCTTATCGCCCAAAAACACAATCTGAGCAGGGAAGAGATTGACGAAGTGGCGCTCCGGAGCCACAACAATGCGGAGAGGGCGACGAGGGAAGGCGACTTTCGCGAGGAGATTGTTCCGGTCGAGATTCTCCAGAAGAAGGGAAAGCCGCCGGTAATATTTGATAAAGATGAGCATTTTCGCCCGGGTCTGACGATGGCCGCGCTGGCCGCCCTGCCGCCCGCCTTCATTCCCAAAATCGGCAAGGTCACCGCGGGAAATTCGGCAGGGATCAACGACGGCGCCAGCGCGCTTTTGATCATGTCCGCCCGTAAGGCCGCAGAACTTGGTTTGCAACCACTTGCGCGGATCAAGGCAATCGGCCGCGGCGGCTGCCACCCCTCCGTGATGGGGCTTAGCCCCGTCCCGGCGGTAAAGAATCTGCTCGACCGTTCCGGATTGAAACTCGCAGATTTTGACTTGATCGAACTAAACGAGGCCTTTGCCGCCCAGTATCTTGGTTGTGAAAGGGAGCTCGGTTTGAACAGGGAAATCGCCAATGTCAACGGCTCTGGGGTCGCCCTTGGCCACCCCGTCGGTTCCACCGGCGCCCGACTCATCGTCACCCTGATCCACGCGCTGAGGAAAAGAGGCAAAACGCTGGGGCTCGCCACCCTCTGCGGCGGGGGCGGGGTTTCGATGGCGACCGCGATAGAGATAATCTAA
- a CDS encoding transposase has translation MSVAVLGIDIAKQKFDAALLVEGKTKHKTCKNSAEGFETLRLWLEKQGIQEVHACMEATGNYGEDLAIYLHEAGHMVSIVNPARIKGFAQSELLRTKTDKLDAALIARFCLTMKPGAWIPPSPEIRSLRALVRRV, from the coding sequence ATGTCAGTAGCGGTTCTTGGGATAGATATTGCGAAACAGAAGTTCGATGCCGCACTTCTTGTAGAGGGGAAGACAAAACATAAAACCTGCAAGAATTCGGCGGAAGGTTTTGAGACGTTGAGGCTCTGGCTTGAGAAACAGGGAATTCAAGAGGTCCACGCCTGCATGGAAGCCACGGGCAACTATGGAGAGGATCTGGCGATCTATCTTCATGAGGCCGGCCACATGGTCAGCATTGTCAACCCTGCCAGAATCAAAGGATTTGCGCAGAGCGAACTTCTGCGCACCAAGACAGATAAACTTGATGCCGCCTTGATTGCCCGATTCTGTCTGACTATGAAACCAGGTGCATGGATTCCGCCTTCACCGGAGATCAGATCTCTGAGAGCTTTGGTCAGGCGGGTAG
- a CDS encoding putative toxin-antitoxin system toxin component, PIN family, translating into MGTISKIVIDANVFISAFGWDGKPEAVLRFLEQQHILNYTTDDIYDELRRVVTYPKLKFSASLQAKILEFGFCWSTVYRIPALRPCRCGFRPWSIAFFQSQFFPCSTSVKFNLLNNFYM; encoded by the coding sequence ATGGGCACGATCTCAAAAATAGTTATCGACGCCAATGTATTCATATCCGCCTTTGGGTGGGATGGAAAACCTGAAGCGGTGTTGCGCTTCTTGGAACAGCAGCATATTCTCAACTACACGACCGACGATATCTATGATGAGCTCCGTCGTGTAGTTACCTATCCCAAACTGAAGTTTTCCGCTTCACTGCAAGCCAAAATTCTTGAATTCGGCTTCTGTTGGTCAACAGTTTACAGAATTCCTGCCTTGAGACCTTGCCGTTGCGGATTTCGTCCTTGGTCAATTGCCTTTTTTCAATCTCAGTTTTTTCCATGTAGCACCTCCGTTAAGTTTAATTTACTTAACAATTTCTATATGTAA
- a CDS encoding DUF3568 domain-containing protein, translating into MKKKLSGLFIAVAALPLLFGCDTALTVGSKTVGIRSGSFLYEDGYLRTTYHSQFETVWAACEKTLAGLKATDIERIRKISQGNFTALLMDEKIRINVDYVEKGTTAVSVMAGSSGNKIAAQLIHDRLAENLKTP; encoded by the coding sequence ATGAAAAAGAAATTATCAGGCCTATTTATTGCTGTCGCCGCTTTGCCCTTACTTTTCGGCTGCGATACAGCACTGACAGTGGGTTCAAAAACAGTGGGAATCCGCTCCGGTTCATTTCTTTACGAAGACGGCTATCTGCGGACCACTTACCACTCTCAATTTGAAACCGTCTGGGCCGCCTGCGAAAAAACCCTTGCGGGCTTAAAGGCAACCGATATCGAACGGATCCGAAAAATTTCCCAGGGAAATTTCACGGCCCTGCTGATGGATGAAAAAATACGGATAAACGTCGATTATGTAGAAAAAGGGACAACCGCCGTATCGGTCATGGCGGGCTCCTCAGGAAACAAAATCGCCGCCCAGCTCATCCACGACCGGCTTGCGGAAAACCTGAAAACGCCTTAG